In a single window of the Nitrospirota bacterium genome:
- a CDS encoding glycosyltransferase, with product MSVFMVLIVVVIALYLLEVMAVRSYTSFTKPDIELIPDTFPAISIIKPLKGLEDGLFDNLESFCNQDYPVYEIIFTLHDQNDPAYKVVRKVKDKYCFKDISIIVEHCDAGLNPKVNNLIPAYRKAKYDLILISDSNIRVEKDYLADISRHMDDPSVGLVTNLIRGVGGRSFGAVMENLHLNSFVVGSVCILDKYLDMPCVIGKSILIRKDDLESIGGLTSVKDFLAEDYIIGQRIHALGKKIILSSHLINNVNEYWSLKRFINRHTRWGKLRWQIGGAKYFSELFSNAVFMAFILMFIMPLSPASILFAVAVSLLKIAHDIHIGTRLQAGMNPLLYLLSPVKDIIIGIIWFVPIFSNTINWRGNRYIIGKGSALSPLQETGLWLLIYRLFSIKKECPSILPDIELADK from the coding sequence ATGTCGGTTTTTATGGTATTGATAGTGGTTGTTATTGCCCTGTATCTGCTTGAGGTGATGGCTGTAAGATCTTATACGTCTTTCACTAAACCAGATATCGAACTGATTCCTGATACATTTCCCGCTATTTCAATCATTAAACCACTTAAAGGCCTTGAGGATGGATTATTTGATAATCTCGAAAGCTTTTGTAATCAGGATTATCCTGTTTATGAAATCATCTTTACTCTGCATGATCAGAATGACCCTGCCTATAAAGTGGTAAGGAAAGTCAAGGATAAATACTGTTTTAAGGATATCTCTATTATCGTAGAACATTGTGACGCAGGATTGAATCCCAAGGTGAATAATCTGATACCAGCATATAGAAAAGCCAAATACGACCTTATACTTATCAGTGACAGCAATATCCGGGTTGAAAAAGACTATTTGGCGGATATTTCCCGACATATGGACGATCCATCTGTCGGACTCGTAACCAATTTGATAAGGGGAGTAGGCGGTCGGTCGTTTGGGGCTGTCATGGAAAATCTTCACCTGAATTCATTTGTTGTTGGAAGTGTCTGTATTTTAGATAAATATCTCGACATGCCATGCGTCATTGGAAAATCTATACTCATCCGCAAGGATGACCTTGAGTCCATTGGTGGCTTAACCTCAGTTAAGGACTTTCTTGCAGAGGACTACATAATCGGCCAAAGAATTCATGCACTTGGAAAAAAGATCATTCTTTCAAGTCATCTTATTAATAATGTTAATGAATACTGGAGTTTAAAGCGTTTTATTAACCGGCATACAAGGTGGGGAAAGCTAAGATGGCAAATTGGCGGCGCAAAGTACTTCTCCGAACTGTTTAGTAATGCCGTATTTATGGCTTTCATTCTGATGTTTATTATGCCATTATCACCTGCCTCCATCTTGTTTGCAGTAGCAGTTAGTTTGCTTAAAATTGCTCATGACATTCACATCGGAACCAGACTTCAAGCCGGGATGAATCCGCTTCTGTATTTGTTATCACCAGTTAAGGATATTATAATAGGGATTATTTGGTTTGTACCGATTTTCAGCAACACTATCAACTGGAGAGGTAACAGATATATCATCGGCAAAGGTTCTGCCTTATCACCATTGCAAGAGACTGGTTTGTGGTTATTGATATACAGGCTATTTAGCATAAAAAAAGAGTGTCCTTCAATACTGCCCGATATAGAGCTTGCGGATAAATAG
- a CDS encoding family 1 glycosylhydrolase has protein sequence MKECSRETFLWGVATSAFQLEGSPHADWSSWDTILSEKPKITNHYELYRKDLSLLHDLGVNAYRFSLEWSRIQPHEHTWDDLAIEHYVEIIDILIKYRIEPMLTLHHFTHPLWFIKKYPWHEDESVDIFLAYVKRIVAAVKNVKYWITFNEPYVLILAGYFEGCIPPAMNNVPLGIKALVNILKAHAGAYEIIHAAYPDAEVSVAHNMAALAPWSKWNPLDKLLARFARSFYNQSLLDAFRTGLLIVKFPLKEEMRFPVPIKGKLDFFGVNYYTRIHMRFNPLKKMGVEMRHLDIDGHGLTDMGWEIYPRGLEKMLKFASTLNVPLIITENGIATRDSHKKIRFIKEHIDSMEHCKKKHGLDIRGYFYWSLIDNYEWLNGLDARFGLYNVNFETLERKPTSAATYYSYIIKNRKF, from the coding sequence ATGAAAGAATGTTCACGTGAAACTTTTTTATGGGGGGTTGCAACGTCTGCCTTTCAGCTTGAGGGTTCTCCTCACGCTGACTGGTCATCATGGGACACTATACTTAGTGAAAAGCCTAAAATAACAAACCATTATGAACTGTACAGAAAAGACCTCAGTCTCCTTCACGACCTTGGGGTAAACGCGTACCGCTTCTCGCTTGAATGGAGCCGGATACAACCGCATGAACACACATGGGATGACCTGGCAATCGAACATTATGTGGAAATCATAGATATTCTCATAAAATACCGCATCGAACCTATGCTTACCCTGCATCATTTTACACATCCCCTTTGGTTTATAAAGAAATACCCATGGCACGAGGATGAATCTGTGGATATATTCCTTGCCTATGTAAAAAGAATAGTTGCTGCAGTAAAAAACGTAAAATACTGGATAACCTTTAACGAACCCTATGTCCTTATCCTTGCAGGCTATTTTGAAGGGTGTATTCCTCCGGCAATGAATAATGTACCGTTAGGAATCAAGGCCCTTGTGAATATTCTCAAGGCTCATGCAGGGGCATATGAGATCATACATGCCGCATACCCGGATGCGGAGGTGAGTGTGGCCCATAATATGGCTGCGCTTGCTCCGTGGAGTAAATGGAATCCCCTGGATAAACTGCTTGCTAGGTTTGCAAGAAGTTTCTATAATCAATCCCTGCTCGATGCCTTTCGCACCGGATTGTTGATAGTTAAATTCCCATTAAAGGAGGAAATGAGATTTCCAGTTCCCATAAAAGGAAAACTCGACTTCTTTGGCGTGAACTACTACACAAGGATACATATGAGGTTTAATCCACTGAAAAAGATGGGAGTTGAGATGAGACATTTGGACATCGATGGCCATGGACTTACCGACATGGGTTGGGAGATATATCCGCGCGGACTTGAAAAGATGCTGAAGTTCGCCTCGACGTTAAATGTTCCTCTTATAATAACCGAAAATGGAATAGCTACAAGGGATAGCCACAAAAAAATCCGATTTATAAAAGAACATATTGACTCAATGGAACACTGCAAAAAAAAGCACGGATTGGATATAAGAGGTTATTTCTACTGGTCACTGATTGACAATTACGAGTGGCTCAATGGCCTTGATGCCCGCTTCGGGCTCTATAACGTCAATTTCGAGACCCTCGAACGTAAGCCTACAAGTGCAGCCACATATTATTCTTATATCATAAAAAATAGAAAATTCTAA
- a CDS encoding AEC family transporter — protein sequence MYSTLLSFTLIVLAGVAFRRLKPGGVDADTARNSINATVLNVFLPALCVKIFAETKLDIEALLVPITAALTIFALMALAHFVFKIIGKFKNLSMPEVGALIICAAFGNTTYLGLPVITELYGQSAQKYVLYYDLMTATPILWLIGTQVAARYGGLSVKNSASKKQMLYSSLKSVLMLPPIHGVILGGIIQSAGITLPEPVFKAFSLLGSLVVPLMIFSLGLAITVPKVSHVYCAAISGGIKVIISPLLAYFVAKKLGLVGVALNACAIEGAMPTMVLSLLIAARFNLDVTLSAFMIVSTTACSLFTLPVIERLLN from the coding sequence ATGTATTCTACACTTTTATCTTTTACCCTGATAGTGCTGGCAGGTGTTGCCTTTCGGCGTCTTAAACCCGGCGGAGTTGATGCCGATACGGCACGAAACTCAATAAATGCGACTGTCTTAAATGTTTTTTTGCCGGCTTTGTGTGTAAAGATTTTCGCTGAAACCAAACTTGATATTGAGGCTCTTCTGGTTCCTATAACGGCAGCGCTTACTATATTTGCGCTTATGGCACTCGCCCATTTTGTTTTTAAAATAATCGGTAAATTTAAAAACCTCTCTATGCCGGAGGTTGGAGCCCTTATTATATGTGCCGCATTTGGCAACACCACCTACCTTGGACTTCCTGTAATAACCGAACTCTACGGACAGAGTGCTCAAAAGTATGTCCTCTACTACGACCTTATGACTGCCACCCCAATTCTATGGCTAATCGGCACTCAGGTAGCGGCAAGGTATGGCGGGCTGTCCGTAAAAAACTCTGCCAGTAAAAAACAAATGCTGTATTCATCTTTGAAAAGTGTTCTCATGCTCCCGCCAATCCATGGAGTCATACTTGGCGGGATTATCCAAAGCGCTGGTATTACGCTGCCAGAACCCGTGTTTAAAGCTTTTTCCCTGTTAGGTTCACTTGTTGTACCGCTTATGATTTTCAGTCTCGGGCTTGCCATAACCGTTCCAAAAGTCAGCCATGTTTATTGTGCCGCAATCTCAGGTGGCATCAAAGTTATTATCTCTCCGCTTTTGGCATATTTTGTAGCAAAAAAACTCGGACTCGTTGGCGTTGCACTGAATGCCTGTGCCATTGAGGGCGCCATGCCAACCATGGTTCTATCTCTCCTTATTGCTGCAAGATTTAACCTTGACGTTACTCTCTCTGCTTTTATGATTGTCTCCACCACTGCCTGCTCTTTGTTTACTCTGCCGGTTATTGAAAGACTCCTGAATTAA
- a CDS encoding glycosyltransferase family 39 protein, protein MHFLKTKYPAIILIVALAYGFYLRSYHIDYPSVGYHNMKENQHLSETLNFYKTGISIHRQVYFQEADRDIPYYEEYPQLPFIPAIGDVLWKIFGVSYWLMRIQMIAYSLGTIVISCIFVKRLTDDTNLSLLTAVYMAIMPLNVFFGRNIQPESPCLFFVMLFYLLFFEWVEKPSFKYSFLSALSLSIAAMAKMSFLVPAIAVIGFIPLRETIKKVRAAKMKSVYGFLIFATVPFYVWLTKITNINETLTEGSIHKIKIFEPFTLNFWKINSATLMSFFVDNYTIFNGILMFGGLLLLPLAYKKARGFFSFYLISLVCYISVFNFYFKEHSYYQMPYVFLAAFLMAYCVNYVFSHIFKNLQTHYITALSLIVPLLSLTAVNASLTRQYDKQFFGIDVAGQYIKTHTAEKDRFLLTVTAQKLGVCYFAERFCLGTPDKPEAVEAYEKKFNSKYIFVHVSSFSEFMKLKSWLYIEKNYRIVQGGFTPYQGQMVLNYLILEKGGVFSMDDLKKSQPFFAKSYELKNEAIPFYTVTLVK, encoded by the coding sequence GTGCATTTTCTTAAGACAAAATATCCGGCAATAATTCTGATAGTAGCACTTGCCTACGGCTTCTATCTGCGCTCTTACCATATAGACTATCCAAGTGTTGGTTATCACAACATGAAAGAAAACCAGCATCTGAGCGAAACCCTCAATTTCTACAAGACCGGTATATCTATTCACAGACAAGTGTATTTCCAGGAGGCTGACAGAGACATTCCATATTATGAGGAGTATCCGCAACTGCCATTTATTCCTGCTATTGGCGATGTTTTATGGAAAATCTTCGGCGTCTCATATTGGCTTATGCGTATTCAGATGATAGCCTACTCTTTGGGCACAATTGTTATTTCCTGCATTTTTGTAAAAAGGCTGACTGATGACACCAACCTGTCTTTGCTTACAGCCGTCTATATGGCAATTATGCCGTTAAACGTGTTCTTTGGGCGCAATATACAACCGGAGTCGCCTTGTCTGTTTTTTGTAATGCTGTTTTATCTGTTGTTTTTCGAATGGGTCGAAAAACCCTCCTTTAAATATTCGTTTCTTTCGGCACTGTCCTTATCTATAGCCGCAATGGCTAAGATGTCTTTCCTTGTTCCGGCCATTGCCGTAATTGGTTTTATTCCGCTTAGGGAAACTATTAAAAAAGTACGGGCGGCTAAAATGAAATCCGTCTATGGTTTTTTGATTTTTGCAACTGTACCCTTTTATGTATGGTTAACTAAAATCACAAATATAAACGAAACTCTGACAGAGGGTTCAATTCATAAAATAAAAATTTTTGAACCTTTTACCCTTAACTTTTGGAAAATCAACTCGGCCACTTTAATGAGTTTTTTTGTTGATAACTATACCATATTTAATGGAATTCTAATGTTTGGCGGACTTCTGCTTTTACCGCTTGCTTACAAAAAAGCACGGGGATTTTTCTCGTTCTATCTTATCTCATTAGTGTGTTATATATCTGTTTTTAATTTCTATTTTAAAGAGCACAGTTACTACCAGATGCCGTATGTGTTTCTTGCGGCCTTTCTTATGGCATACTGCGTTAACTATGTATTTTCTCATATTTTTAAAAATCTGCAAACACACTACATAACAGCTCTGTCATTAATCGTGCCTCTTTTGAGTCTCACAGCCGTAAATGCCTCACTTACCAGACAGTATGACAAGCAGTTTTTTGGAATAGACGTGGCTGGCCAGTACATCAAAACACACACCGCCGAAAAGGACAGATTTCTGCTTACCGTAACTGCCCAAAAACTCGGAGTCTGCTACTTTGCCGAAAGGTTTTGTCTTGGCACTCCAGATAAACCAGAGGCAGTAGAGGCATACGAAAAGAAATTTAATTCAAAATATATTTTTGTCCATGTTAGTTCCTTCTCTGAATTTATGAAGCTAAAATCCTGGCTATACATTGAGAAAAACTATAGAATAGTTCAGGGCGGCTTTACTCCATATCAAGGACAAATGGTTCTTAACTATCTTATCCTTGAAAAAGGCGGAGTGTTTTCGATGGATGACTTAAAGAAGTCTCAGCCTTTTTTTGCCAAATCATACGAGCTTAAGAATGAGGCAATTCCATTTTACACCGTTACATTGGTAAAGTAG
- a CDS encoding PHP domain-containing protein, translating into MLLCDFHIHTTYSDGSVELRKTIDIFGQAGFDVIAITDHVVNRDNPLGKLAHRFKYTITADNFTQYIYHIREEAQRAYDRYGMLVIPGIEITKNHFSASNSAHILIIDIHEFIPACLSYEEIFLKAKLQNALIVACHPHYMTRKIDKDTLFLWNNRGKYARYIDAWEIGNRDDIFNVISLKKYPYIANSDFHKPKHLFSWKTLLNCANNIDSIKQCIRHNKGVAVTLFRN; encoded by the coding sequence ATGTTGCTGTGTGACTTCCATATTCACACCACTTATTCCGATGGCTCGGTCGAGCTTAGAAAAACAATAGATATTTTTGGACAAGCCGGCTTTGATGTAATAGCAATTACCGATCACGTGGTTAACAGGGATAATCCGCTGGGAAAACTGGCACATCGATTTAAATATACTATAACGGCCGATAACTTCACCCAGTATATCTACCACATACGGGAGGAGGCCCAAAGGGCTTATGACAGATACGGTATGCTCGTTATTCCAGGTATTGAAATAACGAAAAATCATTTTTCTGCCAGCAATTCTGCACACATTCTGATTATCGATATCCATGAGTTTATACCGGCATGTCTAAGTTATGAAGAGATATTCCTGAAGGCGAAATTGCAAAATGCCCTGATAGTAGCCTGCCATCCACATTATATGACAAGAAAAATCGATAAGGACACACTTTTTCTCTGGAATAACAGAGGAAAATATGCCCGTTATATTGACGCATGGGAGATTGGCAACAGAGATGATATATTCAATGTTATAAGCCTGAAAAAGTATCCATATATTGCAAACAGCGACTTCCATAAACCGAAACATCTTTTTTCGTGGAAAACTCTTCTAAACTGCGCTAACAATATAGATTCCATAAAACAATGTATCAGGCATAACAAGGGTGTAGCCGTAACACTTTTCAGAAATTAG